In Zingiber officinale cultivar Zhangliang chromosome 6A, Zo_v1.1, whole genome shotgun sequence, a single genomic region encodes these proteins:
- the LOC121996844 gene encoding protein unc-13 homolog: MGRHHSPSLSTASPSDTNADADFDAVVESPFGRIDSLTRSDIREAAYELFFMSCRSSPGFGGIKSSINYHPAVEGGGGNGGGGEPPGSPKICSGMTVPNSRIKKALGLSTRRSSPMRKGMLNGVSNSPGKAKRPMTSAEIMRLQMCVPEHSDHRLRKTLMRTLVGQTSRKAETIILPLELLRQLKPSEFYDAQEYHQWQRRQLKLLEAGLLLYPSQPVDRQNPAAVRLLDIIKATENRPIDTSKNSEVMRMLCNSVIALAWRNSGTGSSSESCHWVDGYPVNIHLYLALLRSIFDLREETVVLDEVDELIELMKKTWSSLGINRMIHNVCFAWVFFQQYVETRQNEPDLLGAAVTILVEVAHDAKKPNPEANYTKLLFGSLSTMYGWAEKMMLDYQEYFDKDTITNMEHVLTLVISTSKIIGEDLSSEVIFADNNPVETGANTSTKKVDYFIKSSIRNAFTKMLEHGAAAQNDSMIVKVDEDPSNIMIHLANDTEEMAKLGKEVFGPVLKKWHPMPIAVAVVTIHSCFGIVLKQFLAKVSILTNEVVQVLLASGKLEKFLVQLAVDDSEDGGEAALRDVVPYEVDSIVGSLLRKWIEERLRRGKDCVDRAKEVETWTPVSNNEPYARSSMDLMKLAKVTFDEFFVIPVGIQDHMVQYLADGLDMLFHDYIAFVSACGTKQSYMPGLPPLTRCNQDSQFRKLWKKTANCRAGAGGRQKRRKGRANNSDHPRPCTSRGTQRLYIRLNSLHYLFANIHALDKSLTFARSGLSPSGRPRHLASAHHFELARSAAQSAISHVAEVAAYRLIFLDSRFSLYEGLYVESVGGARIRPALRTLKQNLTLLVSILTDRAQPAAMKEVMRATFEAFLMVLLAGGPERAFEREDYAAVLEDFRSLKRAFCTCGEGLVAEEVLGRESEVVEGIVALMGLPTERLIEDFSIAAYEASGLGLVSEGAGSKLPMPPTTGRWNRADPNTVLRVICYRDDDMANQFLKRTFDLAKRR; the protein is encoded by the exons TTCTTCATGTCGTGCCGCTCGTCGCCGGGCTTCGGAGGCATCAAGAGCTCCATCAACTACCACCCGGCGGTGGAGGGCGGCGGCGGCAATGGTGGCGGAGGGGAACCACCAGGATCCCCCAAGATCTGCTCAGGGATGACGGTGCCGAACAGCAGGATCAAGAAGGCATTGGGGCTCTCGACACGGAGGTCGTCCCCGATGAGGAAAGGCATGTTGAATGGGGTCTCTAACTCGCCTGGGAAGGCGAAGCGGCCGATGACGTCGGCGGAGATCATGCGATTGCAAATGTGCGTCCCGGAGCATAGCGATCACCGACTAAGGAAGACCCTCATGCGAACCCTAGTTGGACAG ACGAGTAGAAAGGCAGAGACGATCATTCTTCCTCTGGAGCTCCTTCGCCAGTTGAAGCCCTCGGAATTCTACGACGCACAGGAATACCATCAATGGCAGCGGCGGCAGCTCAAGCTCCTCGAGGCAGGCCTCCTCTTGTACCCTTCGCAGCCCGTCGACCGCCAAAATCCCGCCGCCGTGCGTCTGCTAGACATCATCAAAGCCACCGAGAACAGACCCATCGACACCAGCAAGAACTCCGAGGTCATGCGCATGCTCTGCAACTCTGTCATCGCCTTAGCTTGGCGTAACTCCGGCACCGGTTCCTCCTCAGAAAGTTGCCACTGGGTGGACGGCTACCCGGTGAACATCCACCTCTACCTCGCCCTGCTCCGTTCCATCTTCGACCTCCGTGAAGAAACCGTGGTCTTAGACGAGGTGGACGAGCTGATTGAGCTGATGAAGAAGACATGGTCGAGCTTGGGCATAAACAGGATGATCCACAATGTTTGCTTTGCTTGGGTTTTCTTCCAACAGTACGTCGAGACCAGGCAAAATGAGCCGGATCTACTTGGAGCCGCGGTGACGATACTGGTCGAGGTTGCTCATGACGCGAAGAAGCCCAATCCCGAAGCTAACTACACAAAGCTCTTGTTCGGTTCACTCAGTACCATGTATGGTTGGGCAGAGAAGATGATGTTGGATTACCAAGAGTACTTCGACAAGGACACCATCACGAACATGGAACATGTTCTTACCCTGGTGATCTCCACCTCGAAGATAATCGGTGAAGATCTTTCAAGTGAAGTGATCTTTGCAGACAACAATCCTGTCGAAACAGGGGCAAATACATCGACAAAGAAAGTGGATTACTTCATAAAGTCTTCCATAAGAAACGCATTCACCAAG ATGTTAGAACACGGAGCAGCCGCCCAAAACGATAGCATGATTGTCAAAGTAGACGAAGATCCGAGCAACATTATGATCCATCTCGCTAACGATACCGAAGAAATGGCAAAGCTAGGGAAGGAAGTATTTGGGCCCGTGCTGAAGAAATGGCACCCGATGCCAATTGCCGTGGCGGTGGTGACCATCCACAGCTGCTTTGGGATTGTGCTAAAGCAGTTCTTGGCCAAGGTCTCCATCCTAACCAATGAGGTAGTCCAGGTGTTGCTAGCTTCAGGGAAGCTGGAGAAGTTCCTGGTGCAACTGGCAGTCGACGACTCCGAAGACGGAGGGGAGGCAGCACTGAGGGACGTGGTGCCTTACGAAGTCGATTCGATCGTCGGAAGCCTTCTCAGGAAATGGATAGAAGAGAGGTTACGGCGAGGAAAGGATTGCGTTGATAGAGCCAAAGAAGTTGAG ACCTGGACGCCGGTATCAAATAACGAACCGTATGCTCGATCTTCCATGGATTTGATGAAGCTAGCGAAGGTGACTTTTGACGAGTTCTTCGTGATCCCTGTCGGAATCCAAGATCACATGGTTCAATACCTTGCCGATGGCTTGGACATGCTGTTCCATGACTACATAGCCTTCGTTTCTGCATGTG GGACGAAGCAAAGCTACATGCCCGGCCTCCCTCCACTCACGAGGTGCAACCAGGACTCCCAATTCAGGAAGCTATGGAAGAAGACGGCCAATTGCAGGGCCGGGGCCGGCGGCCGGCAGAAGAGGAGGAAGGGCCGCGCCAACAACTCCGACCACCCGCGGCCGTGCACTAGCCGTGGCACACAGCGGCTTTACATCCGCCTCAACTCCCTCCACTACCTCTTCGCCAACATCCACGCCCTGGACAAGTCGCTCACCTTCGCGCGCAGCGGGCTCTCCCCCTCCGGCCGGCCGCGCCACCTGGCGTCGGCGCACCACTTCGAGCTCGCCCGGTCGGCGGCCCAGTCGGCTATCAGCCACGTGGCGGAGGTCGCGGCGTACCGCCTCATCTTCCTCGACTCCCGCTTCTCGCTCTACGAAGGGCTGTACGTGGAGAGCGTGGGCGGGGCGAGGATCCGCCCGGCGCTCCGCACCCTGAAGCAGAACCTGACGCTGCTGGTGTCGATCTTGACGGACCGCGCGCAGCCGGCGGCGATGAAGGAGGTGATGCGGGCGACGTTCGAGGCGTTCTTGATGGTCCTCTTGGCCGGGGGGCCGGAGCGCGCCTTCGAGCGGGAGGACTACGCGGCCGTGCTGGAGGACTTCCGGAGCTTGAAGCGGGCGTTCTGCACCTGCGGGGAGGGGCTGGTGGCGGAGGAGGTGCTGGGGCGGGAGTCCGAGGTGGTGGAGGGAATCGTGGCCCTCATGGGGTTGCCCACCGAGAGGCTGATCGAGGATTTCAGCATCGCGGCGTACGAGGCGAGCGGCCTCGGGTTGGTCAGCGAGGGAGCCGGGTCGAAATTGCCGATGCCGCCGACGACCGGCAGGTGGAATCGGGCCGACCCAAACACGGTGCTCCGGGTGATCTGCTACAGGGACGACGACATGGCCAACCAGTTCTTGAAGCGGACGTTCGATCTGGccaagagaagatga